GCAGGCTCATGAACATTCTCCGGAAACATCACATGACCATATCTTGCAGCAGCATAACCCATATCTCTTGCAAGTTCAATCTAATGAGTAAAGAGAAGTTTAGGGCTTTAGGCTACAAAAACTGCCTGTCAAAAGTTCCAGTACACAAGTTTAGGCTACAAAAATTGCCTGTCAAAAGTTGAAATACACAACTTTAGCAATAAAACAGTGTACAAACAGAGTTCTtgtagaaaaaaaaaagaacataaaCAAGAAATTCACATGCTGCATGAGATTTGAGGACTAAACCTGCAAGTTGGAATCAGGGCCTTGAGTCCACCAACTTGCACATGCATCAAATTGAGGGACAAGCATCATTTTGTTGTCTTTAATCTGCATGAAGATTTAGAAATAATGGATTTACTGTTCATCCAACCTTGCCGTGTAACCAGAACTTCATTACAATTATCTTTTGAAGAAAAAAATGAATAGAGAGTAGAACTAGTACATACCTTGTATGCAGAAAAATTCTCACCACAACGTGAATCGATTACTGTAACAGAATCTTGAGGGACAAGATTGTGCTGAGTAAAAGGCCACCATAGTAAATCCTTGGATTTTCTTTGCATGCTATTTAACTGCTCGTTTCTATTCAAATGAAATGATTGCAGGGCATCCTTAAGAACAATAAATACTGAGGATGACTCAGAAAACCAATCAGTTAGGTCATCTAAAGGATCTTCAGGAATTTGTGGCAAGGCAAGCACATGTACCCTAAACAGCAAAGTTAATAAAGAGTTGAAAGCTGTCATATCTAAACAAAAAATAGAGCAGTGGAATCATTCATTTAAAATAATAGAATTAACTGGATGGCCAAGAATGCAAACCTGTTTCTCAAGAAAGAAAGCAAGAATTTGTCATTTGATAAGCCACGGTCTTCCAAAATAACTGCGCTCACATCATAACCTCTTAGCAACAAAGTTTCATATGCAGACAAAGTGGATGAAATGCCACCTAGACGCCCATCTCCAACAAGAATAGCAGGTAACCTAAAAGGTCTGTCAAGAGTTCAAGCAATCAATAATGGCCACCTAAAACATCAACTCAACACAGAGACGTTTTAAAACTTCAAGCTAACAATTAACAATCAGAAGTTGATTTAAGAATCGAAGTAACCAGGTcaatccatttgaattcttaTCTAAAATGTCTGGTGAGTTGGTCCTTCAGGTGATCTCACAAAGTGACAACATGGGGATGGAAACAGGAGAAGAGTGAGATACAGGGCTTCCTGACAGGGCGTCTCTAATGACTAGTGTGGTGTATTTAGAGGAGTCAAGTTGCTTCATAAGACCCAAGCAGGCTATTCCCTCTTGCCTTTCCACATTTCAGATTTATACTGAGCAGGGCCCATATAAATAACCATATGAGAGATGACAGATCAAAAGGCATGTTAGCCCTTTTAGGCTTATTTGCATAAAATTGTAGACCTTTGGATCACTACAGAAGATATTCAATATACAACCTAATAAATTCAGAATAGCTGATTTTCACCACAATTCAGTCCATCCACACCCATTAACCTTGACTGCTATTTCTAATTTGCACGCTACCATCTTACGGATTACTATTGCGTCTGCAGTTTCTATAGAAGCGTCTAGTAGACAGTGCTTTCATTGAACTATTTTTCAGATAGAGAATATGAAACAATGACATCAGATCAATTATCTTGATCCCGAAATATAATGTACAACCACTCAGGCAACAAACAAAACTCAAATGTCATTTTGTTCATTCTGTCTGAGATACTCCCAGTTTTTCTTTTTATAAGGCGTCTTCGTATTTGGAAAAGTCAACATAAACTTTGACCAACAATTAGTCATATTATATGCATGCTTTGTGGACAAAAGTTGTAAATGAATCCATATTTCACAGAACTCATAATACGACATTGATTTTATAGCAGCTGATAAGATATTGCAATAAAAATTAATGGTCAAATTATGCTTCTAAAGAGTTCTCTAAATCCTAATGTGTTCGGACTACATGATACTCATATTCAAAAACATCAAGCAAGGAAACAAGCACGTCTCAGAAACTGATAGCAGAACCCGCTGCAAGCACTGAAAGTAACGCACCGGTAGAGGTCGCATTGCAGCACGCCGGACGCGCCGGGGCTAGCGACGCCGCCAGCCGTCTCCAGCACCTTCCACACCTCCCCACCCTCCGCGAGGCCTTCCTCCAGCAGCCACTGTTCCACGCAACCCCTGACCTCGTTGTCCCCCACCGCCATCCCCTCCCTCTCCGCCGCCAGGTGCGGTGACACCGGCTCCCGCCACGCGTACGCCGTCCTGCACGATAGCACCTTcgtctcctccgccgccccatgCCCTCCGTAGCTCACCACACTCTCCTGGATCTCGCGGAGGGGTTCCGCCTCCGCCCCAACGGCAGGGGACGGGAAGAGGGTGCGGCATGAGGAGACGAGGCGTGtggcgcggggagaggaggaggaggaggagttgCAGAGCTGCGCGGGGGTCCTGGAGAAGACGAATCGCGCGTCCGAGTCGGCGGGGTAGCCGGTCTGGAGCGGCTTGAGGTAGCTGACGGCCGAGGCGGAGGGGGAGCGGGAGCTGAGGAGGGCCGCGGCGAGGCCCGCGGAGACGAGGGTCTTGCCGACTCCAGTGTTGGCGCCGAAGACGGCGAAGGTCGGTGCGGAGAGGGGCAcggtggcggaggaggaggaggagtagcgGCGCCGCTGGCGGAagcggagcaggaggcggcggagcatggcggcggaggtgggtTTTGGACGGGGTTTGGGGAGAAGTGAGAGCGAGCGTGGTGCGCGTTATCCGCTAGAGACTGGCGTTAGAAAAACGTCCAATTTATGCCACGAAATTCCTTTCGTAAAAGTTAATAAGATGGAGGCCACTAGCGAGCAGCAATCATTGATAGCCACGCCATCTGAATTTACAGCCATCGGATTACCACTAACTAGTTTGATCTGGCCGTCGAAGCCATCACGCAAACCATGAAATAGCTGAATCTACAGGGTCAGCTTGCGATGAGATTTATATGTCATCAGATACGACAATTTCACCGACCATCATCATCTGAACAACACTCCACCAACTATAGCCATCAGTCTAACACTCCGGTGCATGGATTGTTTGCACGCGCCGCGCACTCCGCGGTAAAAAAAATATGTCCACCATACCGTAATTATAAGAGAATAAAAACGACATGTTACCAAAGTAAAAAACATAAAAGCTCATATACGGAGGGAGTAATAGACGGAGTCCACTAGCGAGCAGCAATCATTAATTGTTGATAGTATAAAAGCTGAATCTACAGCGAGCCACGTTATCTGAATTTACAGCCATCAGATACCTACTTTAATCTGGTCCTTTTTATAACGATTTATATAATTTTTGTCTTTACTTATTTTTAAATCACGCACCTCgaatattttttcaaattttatctCTATCTCAACCTATTTGAAAAAAGAGGATGTTTTCTTGGTCCGTTGTCGACTTTTCTCCACATTAAatgaaaaaaaatcaaattAAAATCACAAACGGGAGCGTACATTGAGCTAAAAAGTTTGAAACCATATAGAATATAGAATTAGTGCTTGGCGAGTAAAACAGAAAAAGATTGAAATCCTTATCCAGCGTTATTACTTAAAAACTATAATTATAAAATATATATACTATATAACAtatcatatttttataaaattactaTACACCGAAGCAAAAGGGTTATGAGCATCTAGATGGAGGCAGGTGGAGAGAGTCCACGTGGATTGACAGAAGATCGCTGCTGCGGATGGATAGATGAAAAGGGGTCACATCCACATGATCGAGGGGAGGACGCAGATTCGTGGGGGGCTCCAGGTGCTGCCACGCGCTCTATTTCCGTCTCTTTTCCTCTATCATTTTGAATCATTGCACTATCTTGTATAGATGCGTCGCGTGGGACGTAGCTCTTAATTCTTGAGCCGCACCTCTTTTTCTGTGTGGAAGCCCTAATCCCATGCTCATGCGGCATCCGCCTCGAGCCGTGGGGTGGAAAACATGCATTATTCCCACCTAAGCGACATTGCGACAACTTTCCACGTGAGTTGACACCATACGCAAGGAGGTCCTAATGACCACGACGTCccaattcaaattccacctagATGCCTAGGCGACTACTGAAATCCAAGGTCACGATCTCATGATAGTGGCTTGGATTTTCCGCAACTAGGGATGTAAACGGAACAGATACCTATGGATACGAAAACAAATAGTTATTTTTCTTCTCGGATTCGGATTGGGTACGGAATGTTTTAAATATGTTGGAAAGATATAAATGGATATAGACATCACAAAAAATTAAGTTTCAATATTCAGATTCGGATACGACGTCATCAGGTACTAAATATCCCGACTCGGATACGGATGGATATTAATCCCTCTAAACGAATACAAACTTGAATATGGATGGATATTATCCATACTATTTACACCCCTGTCCGCAACAACTTCTAAGAGTCGATACATAGTTTGATTGGAAGCACTCCATTTCAGAGAAATCTACTCCGCTCAACAAATTCCGCCATTAAACAGCTGTTATTGCACACGGTAGTTACTCACAGCAGGAGCTAGCAACTGGCTCGGAACAACTTGTCGTAACGGAAGGCGCCCAGGATCCCAAGAAATGGTAGAGAACTTGAGGAAGTTTTGCTGTTCTAGTTGTTTGTCGTAGTCAGTGATCGAGGACTAAAAAGGCAATGTTCGCAGTGGCCACAAGTACAGCCGATTGTTCCATTCAGCGGCAACATTCTCTCATGTGTATAATTCTCTAGACCCAGTTGTCGCACGTAGTGGCGGAGCCAGGAATTTGCGACTGGGTATGCCAATTGCCACATATAAAAAGTTTTCGAAGCAAATACAATAAGTTATAATAACCATAACAAATACATAATAATAACCAAAGTACATAACAAATCCATAATAATAACCAAAGTACAAGTTCTAAACATGAATAATTAAaaaatattacaaaacagtaaAGGCTACTACAATATAACCCTACGATCCCCTTATTGGAAGAGATTGATGATATCCTCATCTTTCACTCGACTGAAGAATTCTCTCTCAATAAATGTAACCAAGCAATTGTTCAAATATTCATCACCCATTTTGTTCCTTTGCTTGTTCTTCACAAAATTCATCGTGGAAAACACTATTTCAACACTAGTAGTGGCTAAGGGAAGAATTAGCACCAACTTAAGAAGCTTGTAAATAATATAATATTGTTCATCTTTTTCAGTGTCCACAAGCTTAACTGAAAGCACACATAGGTTCTTCAAATTTTGAAACCTTTCATCTCTATGAACATGAGAAATGTACATAGTAAGCTGCCATAGAAGTTTTGATAATTCCTCAGTTGTGAAATCCTTAGGATAAAACTTTGTAGCAAGTGTAACCAACTTGGCTTGATCATAAGCAGCAAATGAATTAAGTGGACTAAATGCTGCCATGCAAGAAAGTAGTTCTGTGTTTACCTCCTCAAATCTGTCATTTAGTTCTTGAAGTTGCCTATCAATGATGCTCACAAACATATCAACATGGAAGCAGTGATAGTTCATTGCGCCATTATAGAACCCTCTTCTAGGTCTCCCAAAAGGATAATAAGGACCCTCCATGTCAACAACTTCAATCTTGTACTTCACACAAAAAGAAGTGACCCTTTGAAGAAAACCATTCCATCCTTCCTCTTCCCGCAAGCATTGCAAATGAAACTTTGTAAGATTAACAAGCTCCATAGCATTCACAATATCTTGatctttcttttgcaaagaTCTACTCAAGTCCTCAGTATAACCAAATATTTCTTGCATCAAGTGTGCCATGAATACAAACTCAAATGACCGAAATGATGTCAACATAGTCATAGCTGCTTGGGCCTCCGTTGTAGTATACTCTTTTCCAATCTTCACTGAACACGCCTGATTGCAGGATACATAGAGAAAACATGCATCACAGTTTTGTAGTGAGAGCCCCAGCGAGTATCACATGGCCTTCCCAAACCCATTTCTTGATTCAAACCCCTCCCGGTTTCCACTTCCTCCAACTCTAATGCATCAATGAGTTCCTCATCCTGAGCCATTCGAAGCATTCTCATCTTTTTACAAGAATTTCTAAGAACATTTAACAAGATAACAAGCTGTCCAAAAAACCATGTGCAATCCCCACTCTCCTTAGCAACAGCAACAAGAGTTAATTGTAGCTGATGAGCAAAGCAATGAACATAATAAGCATATGGAGACTCGTCCATAATTAGTTTCTTCAGCCCATTAGCATTACCTTTCATATTACTAGCTCCATCCTATCCTTGCCCACAAACCATTGCAAAGGTCAAATTATACTTCATAAGCATCTGCTCCAGTGCAGCCTTAAGTGTCATGGCACTAGTATCTTCAACATGGGCAATACCAAGAAACCTGACAACTGCTGGTCCTTTTTTATCATCATAACGCAAGCAAACAGCTAGCTGCTCATTCTGATACACATTAGCAGACTCATCAGCAAGTATTGCAAAATGTTGACCACCAAGTTCTTCAATGACTAGCTTAGTAGTTTCTTGGGCACAAGACTTGATGAACTCATGTTGTATTTCATGGCATGTAATCTTACAGTTTTGTAGAGAATTCTTTAGAACCACCTTGTCAACCTCATCAAAATTTCCTGCAAGCCAATTTAAAAGCTCAAGAAAATTTCCTTTGTTCAGTGACTCTTCACTTTCATCATGCCCTCAAAATGCCAAGCCTTGGCGCAACAAAAATCTCAAGCACTTGAGTGTCCATGTCAAACGAAGCAAATATAAGGCTTTGTACTGTGCGGTGTTAGAAGCAAAAGACTCCTGAATTGATGTTGTAGGTGTAGTGAACCTATCATATTTTTCTTGAGCTTCAGCATGAGCACTAGTGACAGCACCAATGTGTTTTTTCAATCTTGATTTTAGGTGCCAGTTCCTCCATCCACCATTCACAAATGTATCTCCACCTGGGCattttgttctatccttgaacaAATAGCAAACAAAGCAAAAGGATGCATCTTTTTCTACACTATACTCGAGCCATTTATTTTCCTTAAACCAAACAGGGCAAAAGCGACGTGGATGACCACTTATATCTCTCTATTTAAAATCATGATTCTTTGGCTGACATGGCCCTAACTCAATATATCTCCTTCTAACTCTATCTTGGTCATTGACATCATACCTTGAGATGGGAATTCGCTTCCCAGGATCATGCTCAAGCGCTTCCAAATCTGCTCTGATTTCACCATCTACATCAGTTGCAGTTTCTTCTACAATTGGAGTTGGGGGGCCTCTGTCCGACTGGGGAGCTTCACCATTTTCTTCATCATTATATTCTGTGCTGGTACAAATTGGGAAGCTTCACCATCATTCTGTGCTGGCACAAGTGCTAACTGCATATTACTCCCATTACTCTCAATCTCAACATCATTTGGTGTGGATGTGGAGGCTATTTTTTTGGCCTTTGCAGCTTTCTCCCATAATGCAAATATGCTAACACCCTTCTTCTTCATCTACATTACAAGAAATCAAGAATTAAGAACACAATTGAAAGAATTGTAAAAGGAAATCTTCAATAGTTCCGTTCTGCTCTTCTCACCTTGCTTGAAGTTGAAGTTGCTGAGGGACAGGTGGCGGTGGACTAATGGAGAGGCGGTGCTGCTGCTGTGCTACAGAAGGGGCGCCGCCCGTCccgtcggccgccgccgccgccgcggagccgGCGCGCCGCGCGTTGCCACCTGGCCACCGGTGGCTGGCTCCTTCGCGGTTCGTGCTGGCCTGTTGGGGTGGGAATTGGGGCGGCGAGGGGGCTGGTCGGCGGGACAAGCGGAGCCGGGTAGGGAGGATCGAGGACGGGAGCGTCGGGAGGTCAGGGTCAGGGACGGACGGAAGTTTTATTTCTGGGTTTCCTTTGTGGCCTCGTGGGCTTTGTTGTATTGGGCCTATGAGCTATATTTGACAGTATTGTGTATACATATTAATATTTTCTTTTAAATCTTAGGTACGTCAAGGAGTATAGGGGCATACCTCTGCCGCCGCGCCTGGTCGCACGCTGTCAACCACTCCATCATCCACTACTACCCAAGAAAAAGCATGCCGGTGGTGCCAAACCCGAGCAAGATATCATCACTGCAAGAAGCTATTTCCTAGTGCCTCCCACTCCTATAGAGGAAATTTTGTTTTCCCCTCATTTTCCACAACGAGTGGTCTAATACTACAGCTCAGGCTATTTCTCCTTCAGTGTGGTTGCAAAAACAGGGGCAGAAAAGGAGCAGTAAGATGGTTAGCATGGGCGGAGGGCCCAATGTGGCCCGGTATTGCCTGGGCAAtaccttggcccagcccaagaAGAGTAGAAATTAGGTTTTACTGCTCTGCTGCTCGCACTGTCGCACGGTCGGATGATTCGCATCGCACGCTGACCCGTTGACGCCCGCCCGCCAGGCCGccaggccgccgcccgcccgccagcgccaggccgccgcccgcccgccaggccgccgccggccgcccgcctGCCAgcgccaggccgccgccgcccgcccgcccgcccgcgccacggcgccaggccgccgccgcccgcccgccagcGCCAGGCCGCCGCAATTTCAGGTAGGAATCACGGGATGCCTCAGATCCTGCGGGTGCACGGTTCCTTAATAACTTCTGAAGTTCTGATGTATGATTAATGCTCAGCTCTGGAGGGGACAGGGGAGTATGACTGTACGAGCTTGTGTAGTCTCATCTGATTTCTGCGTATCGAATATTCGAATCGTCAGTTGTATTTGCATGTCATTGTCTCATCGTTATGTTTGAATAAACCCATTACCCATGAGTTGTTCTATTAATCTATTTTATGTTAATCTGAACCTGCATAATGTGATACATGCTGATGCTGTACTCTTGCGTTTATCTGTATTTCCTTGCATAATGTTTAGTTGTTTACTTGTTTTCCCCCTTGAAAGACCAATTATAAATGCTTAGATTATGCCTTGCCTTGCGTCCTTGCCTGCATACTCGATAGATGTAGCTATCCTGATTCCTAAAGCATTAGTTAACTTCGAGGCAGTTTAGATTATGCCGTAGGTAAGTAGGTTGGTGAACATACGACTAGTTAATTAACAGTTCGAACTGTTTAAGGTGTCGACTGATGTCCAAACCTGACTCCGATTTGGCGGCTTATTTCTCATTTCAGAAATGATTTTGGTTTCTAGAGGAAAACTTACCATATGCTCTGATATGTATTTCCTGGCTTTGGTTCTTGAATCCAGAAGTGACAGACTGACAGCAATCCTCCGTTTGGCCGTTCCCATGTCCGGAAACAACCAGAAtcaggggagggggagggggagggggaggggtaGGGGGAGGGGAATTGGGCAAAGAACCAGAGGTATATTTGCCATTTGACAGCAATTGTTGATTCCATGAGTTTGATTTCGGATTTGCTGTAATGTCTAATACATATTGTTGTTTGATTATAGGGATTTACAGCTATTTTACTTCCAGTAGTCAAGGTGGACCAAGCACCCATGCTAGTGGACCAAGCACTCATGGTAGTGGTGTTTATCACGAATCTGAAGAAGTGGAAGAAAATATTGCTCCTCCACTTGCACAAGTTGAAGAGGATGTACATGTTGATGTTGAAGAGGATAATGTCGAAGAAAATGCACATGATCAAGGCAATGATGAAGAAATTAATGGTGAAGAAGTGGAAGGTATAACTGAATTCAACCCGGATCACATTATTTCTGATCCAGGACTTCGTATTCCGATTGATCGTTTTGCACCTAATATTAGAGATGAAGTTAGAAGAGCTTTCATAGCTAAAGGTCCGACTCAACCAATTGGTCATATATTTCCATAGTCACATGATAAGAGGAGTTTTCAAAAACATTGGTTTAGAAATTATAGTTGGTTGGAATATAGTTTGGAGAAGAATAAGGCTTATTGCTTTTATTGTTATCTTTTCAAACATGATCGGATGGAGGAGAAGTTTTGTCACGATGCATTTACAAAAGTTGGCTTCTCAAAGTGGAGGAATGTATACACGGCATTTCCAAAACATGTTGGTGGGCCAAATAGCATACATAATATTGCAACAACACCATTCCATGATTTTCGTAACCAAAGGTCAAGTATAAGTCATAGAATGTCAAGTTACAGTCAAGATGCATTGGTCAAATATGAGACCCGGTTGGAAACTTCCTTAGGTATTGTAAGTTATCTTGCATTGCAAGGTGAACCATTTCGGGGGCATGATGAGACTAGCACTTCCTTAAATAAGGGCAATTTTTTAGAATTTCTTGATTGGTACAAACAAAGAAATGAGGAGGTTAGAAAAGCTTTTGATGAGTTGTGTCCGAAAAATGCCAAAATGACTTCCGGAACGATTCAAAAAGAACTTGCAAACTGTTGTGCTGAAGCAGTCACACAGGCAATAAAAGAAGAAATGGGGGATTGTCTCTTCTCCGTTCTTGTTGATGAATCCCGTGATATATCAGTCAAAGAACAAATGGCTATAGTTGTGAGATTTGTCAACAAAAAAGGAGAAGTAATAGAAAGATTTTTGGGTATCAAGCATGTGAAGGACACAACATCAGAGTCATTGAAGAAAGCATTAGTTGAGATGTTAAGTGATCATGGATTAGTTGTTGCAAAACTTCGAGGGCAGGGGTATGATGGTGCTTCTAATATGAGAGGTGAATTTAATGGTCTTCAAAAATTAATTCGAGATGAGAACCCATATGCTTTCTATATCCATTGCTTTGCTCATCAATTGCAATTGGTAGTTGTTGCTGTCTCAAAATGTTGCTCATCACTTGAGGATTTCTTTGAGTATGTAACATTGATTGTGAATAGCACTAGTGCTTCTTGCAAAAGGAAGGATTTATTGTTGCATAAGCATCGCTTGAATCTTTTATCTAAGTTGGAGAGTGGAGAAATTTCATCAGGGAGAGGCCAACAACAAGCAACAACATTATCAAGACCCGGAGATACAAGATGGGGATCTCATTATAAGACTTTGCTTCGTATTGAATCAATGTGGGATTCAGTAATAGAAGTCTTAGAAATTGTGCATCAAGATGAGCGCAATCCATCTGGTGCAGGTGGCTTTGTTGGAAAAATGGAGTGTTTCAGCTTTGTGTttatgatgaagatgatgttgcAAATCCTCCGTATCACAAATGAgctctctcttctcttgcagAGGAAGGATCAAAATGTTGTCCAAGCTATGTCGTTGGTTGTGGATGTGAGAACACGTTTGATTAATTTGAGAAATGAGGGTTGGGAGCCATTGTTGGAAGAAACCAAAGCATTTTGCCTTGCAAATGATATCCCAATACCAAATATGTGTGATGCTGTGCCACGGTTTGACCGATCAAGGAAAGGTGGGAGAAATAATATCACTCAAGAATATTTTTATCGTGTGGATACCTTCTATGCTGCTATAGATTCTATCACCACAGAGTTTGATCATCGCTTTAATGAGCTATCTTCAGAGTTGCTTGTGTGTTTTGCTTGCCTTGATCCAAGAAATTCATTCTCTAAGTTTGATGTGGAGAAGCTTGCTCGGATTGCAGATATCTATCATGAGGATTTCTCTTTTGATGACCGCAAGATTATAAAAGATCAACTAAAAACTTTCATTATTCATGTGCGAAGAGTTGAAGAATTCAAGACTTGTCATGATCTTGCGAGTCTATCAAAAACAATGGTTCAACTTGAGAGACATATTGTGTTTCCATTGGTCTATCGTCTCATTGAGTTGGCATTGTTATTACCAGTGGCAACCGCAACAGTTGAAAGGGCCTTCTCGGCTATGAAAATTATTAAGACTGAATTGCGTAACAAGATGGCCGATGGATGGTTGAATGACTTGATGGTGTGTTACATAGAAAGAGAAATATTCAAAGGACTTGATCTTAAACAAATTAAAAAGGCATTTCAAAATAAGAAAACTAGACAAATGCAATTGCCTAGGTCTCCTAGACCTAGACGTAACTAGAGGTACATTCTTATTTCACTTGtttaacattctttactcaaataTGTCATTATTaagtttttttattttttctcaGGTTTTAATCTATATATGATATTTGGCTCTCAAGTCTCAATGTATGGTGATCATGATGACTAATGATAAGGTATTTTCTATTTTTGTTGTACATGTTTCGACTTTCATGATATCATTTGCTATATGTTGCGGTGTCAAATTTCTACCGTAGCACTCAACCATAAGTTGAGCCATACCTTGATTTTGCCGCGTCCTCCGCCACTGATGGTTAGGGATCAGGTATATGTAGTGGTACACGGTAGTTGTCCAAGCGTTATGTCGTACGGTAGTCGTTATTTTATTGCTTGGTAGGTTACGATGTCACTTGTGTGTATTTCCTTTGCATTAAATTGTGTGCTGCCACCTACTATACATGTCAAATATGAGTACACTGTAAAATTTGAaaccctatatatatacacacacacacctCTATTGTCTATTTGGTACCCTTTGTGGTGAATACAATTCAACACGTCGGTGGCGCCGCCCAACTCCGACGAAGAAAAATTATAATTCACTCCGTCCGATATTTACTACCCTCACCAGCTCGTGCCGCATTCAACGCAATTAAAAGCAAACAGTGAAAGTGAAATCATGAAACAGTAAAAACCTCCTCATATTTACTTCCGCTACTCAAGCTTGCAGAACAATAAATACAATGTAATAAGTTCATGTCATATATTCAGCCACCCGAGGCGAGGCCATGAGGCCTAACCCAGCCCTCCAGCGCCTTCTTCCTCCTAGGTCCGAGGGTGACACGTCGCCGCTGGCCGTCGCATGGGTGCCACACTAGGCGCCTTAATCCCGCGCCGATAGGTGCAGAGCATCGATCCCCAACTGCCACATCTACACCGCCTCCATCGCCTCCCTCGCCGTCGCATGCAGCACCACTGCCAGGAGCTCGCCGAAGACCGAGCTCCACTACCGGTCGTCCGTTCATCGCATTTGTTACCCTCTGGGCAAATCAAATGCCACCACGAGCTTCCCTTCGACGAGCCATACCTCCTCCACCCCTCCTCGACGTCGTCCAGGCGCCGGACCATCGCCGCCCTCAGACAGCAGCACCCGCGGCCGCACGCCGACAAAATTCGATCCACCCCGAGCACCTCTGACGACGGTGAGCCCCTCCCCAAGATCCCCTCGCCATCCCTTCTCGATTCTCTCACTCACTGATGCCTCACGCTCACCAAATTGCCAGCGATTGGGCTGACCAGTGCTGCCACCTGCCATGGGAGCCGACCTCCCGAGTTGTTTTTGCATCGAAGCCCCTGAAGAAACGTGTAATAACTCTATTCTTTCTTGTCTTGCACCTTTTGCACAAAAACCCCTGAATAGCTTACGTTCTTTCAATCCAACTCGAGGTTGTAACTTTTGCAGATTCAACTCTACTCTGATTGATCCACTTTCTTATGGGATTTGGAAGGCAGAAGCGATGCCTTCATAAAGATGCAAAAGATTATTTTCTCCCAATGGCTACATCAATTTGGGTAATATCCAGAATAGTAGTAGTACAAGcaataatgtaatagtaattTTCAGAGCATAAAAAATTATCACTGTGCTTCCATGTTGCAACGCAGA
The Panicum hallii strain FIL2 chromosome 6, PHallii_v3.1, whole genome shotgun sequence genome window above contains:
- the LOC112897207 gene encoding bifunctional dethiobiotin synthetase/7,8-diamino-pelargonic acid aminotransferase, mitochondrial, whose translation is MLRRLLLRFRQRRRYSSSSSATVPLSAPTFAVFGANTGVGKTLVSAGLAAALLSSRSPSASAVSYLKPLQTGYPADSDARFVFSRTPAQLCNSSSSSSPRATRLVSSCRTLFPSPAVGAEAEPLREIQESVVSYGGHGAAEETKVLSCRTAYAWREPVSPHLAAEREGMAVGDNEVRGCVEQWLLEEGLAEGGEVWKVLETAGGVASPGASGVLQCDLYRPFRLPAILVGDGRLGGISSTLSAYETLLLRGYDVSAVILEDRGLSNDKFLLSFLRNRVHVLALPQIPEDPLDDLTDWFSESSSVFIVLKDALQSFHLNRNEQLNSMQRKSKDLLWWPFTQHNLVPQDSVTVIDSRCGENFSAYKIKDNKMMLVPQFDACASWWTQGPDSNLQIELARDMGYAAARYGHVMFPENVHEPALHSAEILLGGVGKGWASRVYYSDNGSTAIEIALKMAFRKFSLDHGILADCETSIKKERNIQLKVLALNGSYHGDTLGAMEAQAPSAYTSFLQQPWYSGRGLFLDPPTVYIKSEMYNLSLPQSMLHDPQTSGDTCFSSQAEVFCKSRDKSSAADLYLSYINQQLSEFSLSSNSEYLAALIIEPVIQGAGGMLMIDPLFQRILVSECKSRKIPVIFDEVFTGFWRLGVESASELLGCSPDIACYAKLMTGGIIPLAATLATEEVFESFRSDSKLTALLHGHSYTAHPMGCAAALKAIQWYRDPSTNLNLDANHMKLKELWDNALVKQLSSLPNVKRVVSIGTLCAIELKAEGLDSGYASLYASSLVQQLRKEDDIYVRPLGNVIYLMCGPCTPQDSCSRQLLKVHRRLSDFNRAH
- the LOC112898106 gene encoding uncharacterized protein LOC112898106 gives rise to the protein MGTAKRRIAVSLSLLDSRTKARKYISEHMMKKKGVSIFALWEKAAKAKKIASTSTPNDVEIESNGSNMQLALVPAQNDGNFDEVDKVVLKNSLQNCKITCHEIQHEFIKSCAQETTKLVIEELGGQHFAILADESANVYQNEQLAVCLRYDDKKGPAVVRFLGIAHVEDTSAMTLKAALEQMLMKYNLTFAMLQLTLVAVAKESGDCTWFFGQLVILLNVLRNSCKKMRMLRMAQDEELIDALELEEACSVKIGKEYTTTEAQAAMTMLTSFRSFEFVFMAHLMQEIFGYTEDLSRSLQKKDQDIVNAMELVNLTKFHLQCLREEEGWNGFLQRVTSFCVKYKIEVVDMEGPYYPFGRPRRGFYNGAMNYHCFHVDMFVSIIDRQLQELNDRFEEVNTELLSCMAAFSPLNSFAAYDQAKLVTLATKFYPKDFTTEELSKLLWQLTMYISHVHRDERFQNLKNLCVLSVKLVDTEKDEQYYIIYKLLKLVLILPLATTSVEIVFSTMNFVKNKQRNKMGDEYLNNCLVTFIEREFFSRVKDEDIINLFQ